Part of the Paenibacillus sp. YPG26 genome, CAGCGAACGGCCAGCTCTTGCGCCGGATCAGCATGACCTTAAGATCGAATATCGGCAGCGATTTGGTTGCGGCCCGCCGTTCCTGCTTCGTTAAAGTGAACATTACAATATCAGCAGGAATCCCATCCGGGGTCCTATACTTCTTCGCGTCATATGGCGGCCTATTCTGCTCCTGTTCATTTGTCATCCTACATCACCACGTCAATTTATTTGTCTAGAGATTAATCCATATTATGTTCCCTAAAGCATCCTGTTGTCCATACCTGCTGTTCATTGTCTCATTTAGGCAGACTGCCCGCCTTCCCGCCTGGCAACCGAAAAGTGGCTGTCGCAATACAGCCTAAGACATCCTTCCCATCTCTAACCTCGGCGTGAAGGGTCACGGTCCGGTGTGTCTCGTGCACAGGATATGCTGTCACATACAGCTCCCCCAGGCCCATCGGAGCGAGAAAATTGACATTTAGATGAGTCGTTACTCCATGCTGTCCATCCTTGGCTGCAATTACGGCAAAACCCATCACCTGATCCATTAGTGAGGAGAGCACTCCACCGTGAACAATCCCTACCGAATTCAGGTGTCTAGGCTCGGCCGTCAGGACAGCCTCAACCTTGTTCTTATCTACACTCAATACGCGCCCACCTAGATGGCCCCAGAATGATTGATCACTCCGTTCCATGATCTCTGTCCAATCCATCCTGCAGTTCCTCCTTAGCTGTCCTATACGAGCATTTCTAACTTCTCACTTTCATCTAATGAATAAAAAAAGTGCGGAAGAAAGCCCCCGCACATCATTCCATTAATCGCAGCTGCTTGGAGCCGCTTCAGTTCCAGCTTCTACATTGACTTTCTGCGATACCGTGTCACGGATCACAGATACGACAAGCTGAAGCAGATAGTTGATATCGCTTTGACTTTGCTGGAATTCGGTCACAAGCGGAATACTGTCGATTTCATCCTGGAGCTCTTCAATTTCCTGCTCAATCTTGGCAACCATCGCTTTGTTCTCGAACGATTCGAAGGCTACGATCTCCTTCTGCTTCTTCTTAATGGTCTGAATAAGACCTTGAACCCGCTCATGGTTTTGAATTTTTTGTTCCGCTTTCTTGAAGTGTTCCACTTCTTCGCTGGTTCCAATCAATTCGGCAAGCTCCTTGGCCTTAGCCATAATATCTTCACGAATAATCAGATTTTTAGTATCAAAAGTAGGCATTCCGCAATCATTATACTGTACGTTATCCAGCTGTCCCATGGTACAATTCCCCCAATTTATATTTTAGCCATATCCGTCTGACTTATTTATACTGCCGAGACCGATTCTGGAACGATATTCCCTTTAATATACCAAGTCATGGGATCTGTGATCTCAACCTGTACGAAAGTACCGATAAGATCCGGGGATCCCTCAAAATGCACCAGCTTGTTGCTCCGAGTTCTTCCGGCGAGTACATGCTCATTATTCTTGCTCTCGCCTTCCACCAGCACCTCGACAACAGAACCAACGACTTTGTGGTTGCTGTGACGGCTGTTCTCGTTAATCGCATCATTAAGCCGTTTCAAGCGTACTTTCTTCACTTCCATCGGGACATTATCCTCCATTACCGCCGCAGGCGTTCCCGCCCTTGGTGAGTAAATGAAGGTGTACGCTGAGTCGTAGCCAACTTCCTTAACCAGAGAGAGCGTATCCTCGAACTGCTCATCCGTCTCCCCCGGGAAGCCCACAATAATGTCTGTTGTAAGAACTACGTTCGGGATCGCTGCTTTAATCTTGCGGGCAAGCTCCAAATAATGCTCCCTGGAATATTTACGGCTCATTCTCTTCAGAATCTCCGTGCTTCCAGACTGGACCGGAAGATGAATATGCTCTACCAGATTCCCGCCTTTGGCCAGCACCTCGATAAGATGATCATCGAAGTCCCGGGGATGTGAGGTCATGAACCGTACGCGGGGAATATCAATCTGTCTAAGATCATCCATCAGGTTCGCGAACGAATAATTGATGTCTGAAAAGTCCTTCCCATACGCGTTCACATTCTGCCCAAGCAGTGTAATCTCCTTGAATCCTTGGCGTGCAAGGTCGCGCACCTCAGCTATAACATCCTCAGGTCTGCGGCTGCGTTCTTTGCCTCTGGTAAAAGGTACGATGCAGTACGTGCAGAATTTATCACATCCATACATGATGTTCACCCAGGCCCGCATACCTTCCCGTTTCTTTGGCAGATTCTCAATGATATCGCCCTCTTTGGACCATACCTCGACGACCAGCTCTTTGCTGAAGAGCGCTTCTTGAATCAAATGCGGCAGACGGTGGATATTATGAGTACCGAAGATCAGATCGACAAAGCTGTGCTTCTGCATAATCCGGTTCACGACAGTCTCTTCCTGAGACATACATCCGCATACGCCCAGCAGCAGACCTGGTTTCTCAAGCTTGAGTGACTTCAGATGCCCGAGCTCGCCAAACACCTTGTCCTCGGCATTCTCCCTGATCGCACATGTGTTCAGAAGAATCAGATCCGCCTCTTTGCGCTCTTCCGTTGACTCATATCCCATTTGCTCGAGCAGGCCCTTGATAGTCTCTGTATCATGCTCATTCATTTGGCAGCCGAAAGTGTATACGATGTATCGCTTGCCTCTGCCAAGGTCCTTGAGTCCATCCGGAACCGTATGCTCATACAGCACCTTGACGTCTTCCTTGCCCCGCTGTTTCTCCTGTCTATGATTCGGTTCAGACATAATGTGAATATCGCGGCCGCGGATCCGGATTTTCTTGCCGGTCTCGTCATCAGAAATGACTTTGGCATCTGAGAAATCAAAATATTTGGAGTAATCCTTTTTATTCTCCGCCATGCTTCCGGTTCACTCCTTCAGATCATCTATCGACTCCCGCTAAGAGAGAATATTTATAAAAAAGCATTACGTCAAATTATACCACACCTAATTTGGCTTATCTATACGGAGTGAATGAAGACCCGATTGCGAAGGCCTGTGTACCGCATTGCAGCTTTGGGTTGATTTGAATGGGTCATCATGGCGAATTGTACGCAATCCAAAAAAAACCGTCCCCAATGCACGGGAACGGTCTTATTGGATTCTATGCAGGATCATGAACAGTCAAATCCACCTAGAAGCCTTTATATTGAGGCTCTTCATTCTCAAGCTGCTGCACACGGCCTTCAACCTGATTCACAATCTGCTGGGTTTGGGCTGCTGCGTCTGTGAACAAGGCTTTAGCCTCTTGATTCTGCGTGCTTAGCGCGAAGGCCTCGAGACTGGCTTGTGCACTTTTCAGAGAAGCAACCGTAGTCTTGACCTGGGATGCGACGGTCATCGGGAAATCACCTCCTTATCCTTCTAGAAGCATAATTTAACCCCCGCGTCTGAATCTCATTAATGGAAAATATATCACGCCTTTCCAAATGATATTTTATTAAATTCCGCTCCATGAACACATAATTGAAAGGATGAAGCTCACAGCTGAGTATGCAGGAAGGGGATAATCCGTAATGCCTGACTGGTTGGAAGTTATTATAAGGACACTTGCCGCGGTAGTCTTCCTGTTCCTCCTGACCCGGCTTCTTGGCAAGAGACAAATTTCCCAGCTGTCCTTCTTTGAGTACATTACAGGCATCACCATAGGCGATCTCGCTGCCAGTGTGTCTTTGGATCTGGACGGAAAATGGTATCTCGGCGTGATCTCCTTGACTGTTTGGGGTGCTATTTCCCTGAGTATTGAATATCTGCAGTTGGGGAGTAAGAATGCTCGCGGGATTATTGACAGCAGCGGGACTGTCTTGATCAAAGACGGTAAGATATTGGAGGATAATCTGAAGAAGGAAAAGCTCACTAATGAGGAGCTGCTTGAACAGCTGCGGAAGAAAAGCGTCTTCAGAGCGGCAGAGGTTGAATTTGCTGTCATGGAGCCAAACGGGGAGATCAATGTGCTGCTCAAAAAAGAGAATCTTCCGTTAACCCCCGCGATGCTCGGTATTAAAGTAGCCCCCGAGGCTGAACCCCAGACCGTCATTCTTGACGGGGTTGTCATTCAGGAACCGCTTGCGACGATAGGCAAGAATATGGCTTGGCTGAATACCGAGCTGGATAAGCTTGGAGTCTCCCTGGATAACGTATATATAGGACAAGTGGACGCCTATGGAGGTCTGTATGTCGATCTATACGATGATCAGATCAAGGTCCCAGAGCCCCAGGAACGCGCAGTACTTCTGGCTAACATGAAGAAATGCGAAGCCGATCTGGAAATGTATTCACTATCTACCCGAGATCAACAGGCGAAACAAATGTATGGTCAATGCGCAGATCAGCTGAACAAAGTCATAAGCAGCATCACACCCCTGCTAAAAAGATAGGAGGCAGACATCTTGAATGACACCAAGAAGAACAAACAGAAAAACCAAAATAAAAAGCTGACTCCGGTTCAGCAGGATTACAAGGAATTATCCCAAAAACACGAACCCAAACGCCCTGTGGTCCGGAATTGTATCCGGGCTTTCCTTAGCGGAGGTCTGATCTGTCTGTTCGGTGAATGTATCCGCCAATTCTTTATCCATTATGGGGGATTTGACGAGAAAGGGGCAGGCGACCCTACCGTAGCCGTTCTTATTCTGATCTCTGTCATCATCACCAGCCTTGGATTCTACGATAAGATCGCACAGTGGGCCGGAGCGGGAACGGCGGTACCCGTAACGGGATTCGCCAACTCTATGGCCTCAGCGGCAATAGAACACCGCCGTGAAGGTATTGTGCTTGGAATAGGCTCAAATATGTTCAAGCTAGCCGGATCGGTCATCGTATTCGGAACCGTAGCCGCTTTCGTTATAGCCTTGTTCCATTTCTTATTTATACCTGGATCCTCGGGAGGTTCATAATATGTTAAAAGGTCATCAAAGCTGGGCGTTCGAAAATAAACCGCGAATTATATCCTCGGCTACCATTGTCGGTCCATTTGAGGGACAAGGCCCCTTGGCTGCGGACTTCGATATTGTTCATGGAGATTTGTATCTAGGGCAGGACAGCTGGGAAAAGGCCGAAAAGACCTTGATCGAGGAATCCTGCAAGCTTGCAATCGAGCATGCAGGATTGACTAAAGAGAATATTCAGTTTCACTTTGGCGGAGATCTGATGAATCAAATCATCAGCAGCAGCTTTGCCGCACGCACACTTGGAATTCCGTACTTCGGTCTGTTTGGTGCCTGCTCTACCTCCATGGAGGGACTTGCCCTTGCTGCCCTTGTAGCTAACAGCGGGAGTGCCAATTATGTCCTTGCCGGCACCTGCAGCCACAATGCCAGTGCCGAGAAGCAGTTCCGCTATCCTACTGAGTATGGCTCACAGAAGCCGCCTACCGCTCAATTTACCGTTACCGGTGCTGGCGCAGCCGTTGTCTCTCCTACAGGAGATGGCCCTGTGATCACTTCGGCAACCATCGGCCGTGTTGTCGACATGGGCATAAGTGATCCATTCAATATGGGAGCCGCCATGGCACCTGCTGCGGTGGATACCATCGAAGCTCATTTCCGCGACCTTCAGATTGAACCCGGCTACTATGATCTTATTGTGACGGGAGATTTATCCAAGGTGGGATATTCGATCGCCAATGATTTGTTCAAGAAGCACAAATTCCCGATTGAGCAGACTACCTACAAAGACTGCGGAATGATGATCTATGATTACGACAACCAGAATGTCCAATCGGGCGGAAGCGGATGTGCCTGTTCTGCCGTTGTCACTTATGGACATCTCCTGAAACGCATCCGTAG contains:
- a CDS encoding PaaI family thioesterase → MDWTEIMERSDQSFWGHLGGRVLSVDKNKVEAVLTAEPRHLNSVGIVHGGVLSSLMDQVMGFAVIAAKDGQHGVTTHLNVNFLAPMGLGELYVTAYPVHETHRTVTLHAEVRDGKDVLGCIATATFRLPGGKAGSLPK
- a CDS encoding YlbF family regulator — its product is MGQLDNVQYNDCGMPTFDTKNLIIREDIMAKAKELAELIGTSEEVEHFKKAEQKIQNHERVQGLIQTIKKKQKEIVAFESFENKAMVAKIEQEIEELQDEIDSIPLVTEFQQSQSDINYLLQLVVSVIRDTVSQKVNVEAGTEAAPSSCD
- the miaB gene encoding tRNA (N6-isopentenyl adenosine(37)-C2)-methylthiotransferase MiaB, whose amino-acid sequence is MAENKKDYSKYFDFSDAKVISDDETGKKIRIRGRDIHIMSEPNHRQEKQRGKEDVKVLYEHTVPDGLKDLGRGKRYIVYTFGCQMNEHDTETIKGLLEQMGYESTEERKEADLILLNTCAIRENAEDKVFGELGHLKSLKLEKPGLLLGVCGCMSQEETVVNRIMQKHSFVDLIFGTHNIHRLPHLIQEALFSKELVVEVWSKEGDIIENLPKKREGMRAWVNIMYGCDKFCTYCIVPFTRGKERSRRPEDVIAEVRDLARQGFKEITLLGQNVNAYGKDFSDINYSFANLMDDLRQIDIPRVRFMTSHPRDFDDHLIEVLAKGGNLVEHIHLPVQSGSTEILKRMSRKYSREHYLELARKIKAAIPNVVLTTDIIVGFPGETDEQFEDTLSLVKEVGYDSAYTFIYSPRAGTPAAVMEDNVPMEVKKVRLKRLNDAINENSRHSNHKVVGSVVEVLVEGESKNNEHVLAGRTRSNKLVHFEGSPDLIGTFVQVEITDPMTWYIKGNIVPESVSAV
- a CDS encoding DUF1657 domain-containing protein, with the protein product MTVASQVKTTVASLKSAQASLEAFALSTQNQEAKALFTDAAAQTQQIVNQVEGRVQQLENEEPQYKGF
- a CDS encoding DUF421 domain-containing protein; translated protein: MPDWLEVIIRTLAAVVFLFLLTRLLGKRQISQLSFFEYITGITIGDLAASVSLDLDGKWYLGVISLTVWGAISLSIEYLQLGSKNARGIIDSSGTVLIKDGKILEDNLKKEKLTNEELLEQLRKKSVFRAAEVEFAVMEPNGEINVLLKKENLPLTPAMLGIKVAPEAEPQTVILDGVVIQEPLATIGKNMAWLNTELDKLGVSLDNVYIGQVDAYGGLYVDLYDDQIKVPEPQERAVLLANMKKCEADLEMYSLSTRDQQAKQMYGQCADQLNKVISSITPLLKR
- the spoVAC gene encoding stage V sporulation protein AC, with amino-acid sequence MNDTKKNKQKNQNKKLTPVQQDYKELSQKHEPKRPVVRNCIRAFLSGGLICLFGECIRQFFIHYGGFDEKGAGDPTVAVLILISVIITSLGFYDKIAQWAGAGTAVPVTGFANSMASAAIEHRREGIVLGIGSNMFKLAGSVIVFGTVAAFVIALFHFLFIPGSSGGS
- the spoVAD gene encoding stage V sporulation protein AD: MLKGHQSWAFENKPRIISSATIVGPFEGQGPLAADFDIVHGDLYLGQDSWEKAEKTLIEESCKLAIEHAGLTKENIQFHFGGDLMNQIISSSFAARTLGIPYFGLFGACSTSMEGLALAALVANSGSANYVLAGTCSHNASAEKQFRYPTEYGSQKPPTAQFTVTGAGAAVVSPTGDGPVITSATIGRVVDMGISDPFNMGAAMAPAAVDTIEAHFRDLQIEPGYYDLIVTGDLSKVGYSIANDLFKKHKFPIEQTTYKDCGMMIYDYDNQNVQSGGSGCACSAVVTYGHLLKRIRRGELRRILVVATGALMSPLSYQQKESIPSIAHAVSIERQES